The following proteins are encoded in a genomic region of Corylus avellana chromosome ca4, CavTom2PMs-1.0:
- the LOC132178362 gene encoding probable pectinesterase 29: MAFLRWYYFCALLVGFELGLANGQYYRQVGSKKLPYQTFTVDQSGHANFSTVQSAVNAVPSNNKYWICIRVKAGTYREKVIIPYDKQYIILKGEGMRKTWIEWDDHDNVAQSPTFTSQADNFVAKSISFRNTYNNPENKNPRAPAPAAMISGDKSAFYRCGFYGLQDTLWDVQGRHYYNKCTVQGAIDFIFGAGQSMFENCSIAYFGEAIEPGLLGYITAQGRLGPYDSNGFVFKGCSVHGSGSTYLGRPWRAYSRVIFYNSNFSHVVNPTGWDAWSYIGSEQQLTYAEHDCFGSGAANASQRVGWSKKLSQADLNQFTSITYIDNEGWLNDRPF, translated from the exons ATGGCGTTTCTGCGATGGTACTATTTCTGTGCACTGTTGGTGGGCTTTGAGTTGGGTCTAGCAAATGGTCAATACTATAGACAAGTCGGCAGTAAGAAGTTGCCTTATCAAACATTCACCGTCGATCAGTCTGGTCATGCCAACTTCTCCACCGTTCAATCGGCTGTAAATGCTGTTCCTTCCAACAACAAGTATTGGATTTGTATTAGGGTCAAGGCCGGCACCTATag AGAAAAGGTGATAATCCCTTATGATAAGCAATATATAATCCTAAAAGGAGAGGGAATGAGAAAGACTTGGATTGAATGGGATGATCATGACAACGTGGCACAAAGCCCTACTTTCACCTCTCAAGCAGATAATTTCGTTGCCAAAAGCATCAGCTTTAGG AATACATACAACAATCCCGAGAATAAAAACCCAAGAGCGCCGGCGCCCGCGGCCATGATCAGCGGTGATAAATCTGCGTTCTATCGATGCGGGTTTTACGGGTTGCAAGACACTTTGTGGGATGTTCAAGGCCGACATTACTACAACAAATGCACCGTGCAGGGTGCTATTGATTTTATCTTCGGCGCTGGACAGTCTATGTTTGag AACTGTTCCATAGCATATTTTGGAGAAGCTATAGAGCCAGGTCTATTGGGTTACATCACAGCACAGGGAAGACTCGGTCCATATGATTCAAACGGGTTTGTATTCAAAGGCTGCAGTGTGCATGGCTCTGGTTCAACCTACTTGGGAAGGCCATGGAGAGCTTATTCCAGGGTCATATTCTACAACTCTAATTTTTCACACGTCGTAAACCCAACAGGATGGGATGCCTGGAGTTATATTGGCTCAGA GCAACAATTAACGTATGCAGAGCACGACTGCTTCGGATCGGGGGCGGCAAACGCTTCCCAGCGTGTGGGTTGGTCAAAGAAGCTGAGCCAGGCTGATTTGAATCAGTTTACAAGCATTACTTACATTGACAATGAAGGATGGCTTAATGATCGAcctttttaa
- the LOC132178363 gene encoding probable pectinesterase 29 — protein MAFLRWYYFCALLVGFELGLANGQYYRQVGSKKLPYQTFTVDQSGHANFSTVQSAVNAVPSNNKYWICIRVKAGTYREKVIIPYDKQYIILKGEGMRKTWIEWDDHDNVAQSPTFTSQADNFVAKSISFRNTYNNPENKNPRAPAPAAMISGDKSAFYRCGFYGLQDTLWDVQGRHYYNKCTVQGAIDFIFGAGQSMFENCSIAYFGEAIEPGLLGYITAQGRLGPYDSNGFVFKGCSVHGSGSTYLGRPWRAYSRVIFYNSNFSHVVNPTGWDAWSYIGSEQQLTYAEHDCFGSGAANASQRVGWSKKLSQADLNQFTSITYIDNEGWLNDRPF, from the exons ATGGCGTTTCTGCGATGGTACTATTTCTGTGCACTGTTGGTGGGCTTTGAGTTGGGTCTAGCAAATGGTCAATATTATAGACAAGTCGGCAGTAAGAAGTTGCCTTATCAAACATTCACCGTCGATCAGTCTGGTCATGCCAACTTCTCCACCGTTCAATCGGCTGTAAATGCTGTTCCTTCCAACAACAAGTATTGGATTTGTATTAGGGTCAAGGCCGGCACCTATag AGAAAAGGTGATAATCCCTTATGATAAGCAATATATAATCCTAAAAGGAGAGGGAATGAGAAAGACTTGGATTGAATGGGATGATCATGACAACGTGGCACAAAGCCCTACTTTCACCTCTCAAGCAGATAATTTCGTTGCCAAAAGCATCAGCTTTAGG AATACATACAACAATCCCGAGAATAAAAACCCAAGAGCGCCGGCGCCCGCGGCCATGATCAGCGGTGATAAATCTGCGTTCTATCGATGCGGGTTTTACGGGTTGCAAGACACTTTGTGGGATGTTCAAGGCCGACATTACTACAACAAATGCACCGTGCAGGGTGCTATTGATTTTATCTTCGGCGCTGGACAGTCTATGTTTGag AACTGTTCCATAGCATATTTTGGAGAAGCTATAGAGCCAGGTCTATTGGGTTACATCACAGCACAGGGAAGACTCGGTCCATATGATTCAAACGGGTTTGTATTCAAAGGCTGCAGTGTGCATGGCTCTGGTTCAACCTACTTGGGAAGGCCATGGAGAGCTTATTCCAGGGTCATATTCTACAACTCTAATTTTTCACACGTCGTAAACCCAACAGGATGGGATGCCTGGAGCTATATTGGCTCAGA GCAACAATTAACGTATGCAGAGCACGACTGCTTCGGATCGGGGGCGGCAAACGCTTCCCAGCGTGTGGGTTGGTCAAAGAAGCTGAGCCAGGCTGATTTGAATCAGTTTACAAGCATTACTTACATTGACAATGAAGGATGGCTTAATGATCGAcctttttaa